A portion of the Lolium rigidum isolate FL_2022 chromosome 1, APGP_CSIRO_Lrig_0.1, whole genome shotgun sequence genome contains these proteins:
- the LOC124683798 gene encoding UDP-glycosyltransferase 83A1-like yields MDTAALHVMVLPLPAQGHVTPLMELSHRLDDHGFEVTFVCTEPVINAMRQTTTHDDRKIHLVSIPDGLADGDDRRDLGKVLDALSRCVPGYVEDLIRKTKVKWLVADTNMGALCFEVAKKLGVRVASFFPASAACLGTLFRVPKLIEDGFFDDKGFPKRRGAFELAPKMPPIYTSHMVWSVEGGPEVQHAAFQLVCRNNQASSLAEITVCNSFLEAEAMAFELFPNILPIGLLFADQRKPVGQFLPEDTRCLSWLDGHPDNSVVYVAFGTSTVFDPRQFKELAEGLELTGRPFLWVVRPDFTSGAGVSKAWFDEFENCVAGRGMVVSWCSQQQVLAHRAVACFVSHCGWNSTMEGVRNGVPFLCWSRLKVDQYANRSYVCDTWRTGLAVSPGEDGVVTKDEVSAKVEQVIGDHGIADRTRMLGDAARSSLGEGGSSYENFNRFINLLME; encoded by the exons ATGGACACCGCAGCGCTGCACGTCATGGTGCTGCCGCTCCCGGCGCAGGGGCACGTGACCCCGCTCATGGAGCTATCGCACCGCCTGGACGACCACGGCTTCGAGGTGACCTTCGTCTGCACGGAGCCCGTCATCAACGCCATGCGACAGACTACCACGCACGACGACAGGAAGATCCACCTGGTATCCATCCCGGACGGTCTGGCTGACGGCGACGACCGCAGGGACCTTGGCAAGGTCCTGGACGCGCTCTCCCGGTGCGTGCCGGGCTACGTGGAGGACCTCATCCGGAAGACGAAGGTCAAGTGGCTCGTTGCCGACACCAACATGGGAGCACTGTGCTTCGAGGTCGCCAAGAAGCTTGGCGTCAGGGTCGCCTCCTTCTTCCCAGCCTCCGCGGCATGCCTTGGGACGTTGTTCAGGGTTCCCAAGCTCATCGAGGACGGCTTCTTCGACGACAAGG GATTCCCGAAACGACGAGGTGCGTTCGAGCTGGCCCCGAAGATGCCGCCGATCTACACTTCGCACATGGTGTGGAGCGTCGAAGGCGGCCCGGAGGTGCAGCACGCAGCCTTCCAGCTGGTGTGCCGGAACAACCAGGCGAGCAGCCTCGCCGAGATCACCGTGTGCAACTCGTTCCTCGAAGCGGAGGCCATGGCTTTCGAGCTGTTCCCGAACATACTGCCCATCGGCCTTCTGTTCGCCGACCAAAGAAAGCCGGTCGGACAGTTCCTGCCGGAGGACACGAGGTGCCTTAGCTGGCTCGACGGACATCCCGACAACTCCGTCGTGTACGTGGCGTTCGGCACCTCCACCGTCTTCGACCCCCGCCAGTTCAAGGAGCTCGCAGAGGGGCTGGAGCTCACCGGCCGACCCTTCCTCTGGGTGGTGCGCCCGGACTTCACATCCGGCGCTGGTGTGAGCAAGGCATGGTTCGACGAGTTCGAGAACTGCGTCGCCGGCAGGGGCATGGTCGTCAGCTGGTGCTCCCAGCAGCAGGTTCTGGCGCACCGTGCCGTGGCGTGCTTCGTCTCGCACTGTGGGTGGAACTCGACGATGGAAGGGGTGAGAAACGGCGTGCCCTTCCTGTGCTGGTCCAGACTGAAGGTCGACCAGTATGCCAACCGGAGTTACGTCTGCGATACCTGGAGGACCGGCCTGGCCGTGTCCCCTGGTGAAGACGGTGTCGTCACCAAGGACGAGGTGAGCGCCAAAGTGGAACAAGTTATTGGCGACCATGGGATTGCAGACAGGACACGGATGCTTGGGGATGCAGCTCGCAGCAGCCTCGGTGAGGGCGGCTCGTCTTATGAGAACTTCAACAGATTCATAAACCTCCTAATGGAGTGA